The sequence below is a genomic window from Candidatus Cloacimonadota bacterium.
GAAACATCCACCACCAGTTTGCAGCAACCCAATCACTCAAATCGAGAGTAGCAGCAGTCATAGGAGGAAGATCAATACCGAATTTTACAAACATCAGAGCAGTTTCAGGAAAGATCTTAACTACATAATATCCTACTGCTAAAAGCATTGCAATAACCATGAATGCAGGTTGACCTAAAGCCTGTTTCAAACTTTTACGATATTCAGCATCACGTTCCATGAATTTGGCTGTTGCATCATATACCTCGGCCATATTACCAGATTTGGTAGCTAATCCCAGCATATATGCAATGAACTTGCCAAACACATCTTCATATCTGGCAAATACTTCAGTTCCTTCCTTACCCTTTTTTAATTCACTTTCTATTTTTCGTAAGGTTTCTTTCAAAGTTACATTGCTTTCTTCATCGGCCAGCATGCGCAAAATTTTATCGTAGCTCATTTTTTCTTTCAGCAGGAATGAACTCAAGTTTACAAACATCAAAATGCTTTGAAAAGGTGGTTTCAATCTGATGTCGATAAGAGCTGGTTCTATTTTTGCATTTTGAAAACCAATAGAATTTAAAGCTCGCATTACTTCACCTTTTGTGTATGCCTGTTGTCTACCTTTTACTTTTTTCCCACTGGGCAGTTTTACTGTATATAAAAATAATTTTTTCTTTTTTATAGATTTTATATCAATCTTGTATTTGTTGGCTATTCTGTTGATTA
It includes:
- a CDS encoding type II secretion system F family protein, producing the protein MKNEYKYQGVMASGKGVQGVVIAKNKKKATELINRIANKYKIDIKSIKKKKLFLYTVKLPSGKKVKGRQQAYTKGEVMRALNSIGFQNAKIEPALIDIRLKPPFQSILMFVNLSSFLLKEKMSYDKILRMLADEESNVTLKETLRKIESELKKGKEGTEVFARYEDVFGKFIAYMLGLATKSGNMAEVYDATAKFMERDAEYRKSLKQALGQPAFMVIAMLLAVGYYVVKIFPETALMFVKFGIDLPPMTAATLDLSDWVAANWWWMFLLVLIPAAIIAFWWKTPKGEIWRDRFLIKLPVIGHLLHKGSIEIFFRVFGAIYSGSENNIETLTASAEACRNKYIEMGVKEIALPLMLKDGMPLVPALEKAEVFNASTLSRLKTGVESGNILQSAQQISTFYEKETSYKMQALIDSIQTFVGIFIAIVITMLTIVSSEIAMISPNTGP